Proteins from a single region of Chloroherpeton thalassium ATCC 35110:
- a CDS encoding TolC family protein: protein MKHFFTSILTLFIAGSLFAQERIQLSADQAIELALKNNFSLKAEQAESEAVSARTLSVISPEKTELTFYKEKTPYELPGEAQEIKRLQIAQSFEFPLTTYFRAGAQHALSDAAAFRVIEQKTRVAAAVRKAYAEVLFSRSQAVLLRENLALLQDFAKKSARLAEVGETSPLEALRAKSELAKAENLLEEANAQNGAAENNLCTLLALPLGATLQLTDTLRCDFPVFQIAGLHEIAQSGRGALQSAKQEWLAESRTAQAAWSEVLPEIRLAYFWQSFSPALEPDRTFTGGEITLSLPVWFWFGDRGNIQEKAALSEAAKYAFEDAKRQLETEVRNAALHYTAAVSQLENARKTYLPFAQQAFHAAQKAFAAGSIGYLEFLDSKQAYYEAKLHELEKRLAAESALAELFQAIGKI, encoded by the coding sequence ATGAAACACTTTTTCACATCAATCCTAACGTTATTTATTGCAGGCTCGTTGTTTGCTCAGGAAAGGATTCAGCTTTCGGCGGATCAAGCAATTGAACTGGCTTTGAAAAACAACTTCTCGCTGAAAGCCGAGCAGGCCGAAAGTGAGGCCGTCAGCGCTCGCACGCTTTCCGTTATTTCCCCCGAAAAAACAGAGCTCACTTTTTACAAAGAGAAAACCCCTTACGAATTGCCCGGCGAAGCGCAGGAAATCAAGCGATTGCAAATCGCGCAAAGTTTTGAGTTTCCGCTAACGACTTACTTTCGCGCCGGTGCGCAACACGCGCTTTCGGACGCCGCGGCATTTCGCGTGATTGAGCAAAAAACGCGCGTTGCTGCCGCCGTTCGGAAGGCTTATGCCGAAGTGCTTTTTTCGCGCTCGCAAGCGGTGTTGCTTCGGGAAAATCTTGCGCTGTTGCAGGACTTTGCGAAAAAATCCGCGCGACTGGCAGAAGTTGGGGAAACAAGTCCGCTGGAGGCGCTTCGTGCAAAATCCGAGCTTGCCAAAGCCGAAAATTTGCTTGAGGAGGCCAACGCTCAAAACGGCGCGGCGGAAAATAACCTGTGCACGTTGCTTGCCTTGCCGCTCGGCGCGACGCTGCAACTAACCGACACGCTGCGCTGCGATTTTCCCGTGTTCCAAATAGCAGGGCTTCACGAAATCGCGCAATCTGGGCGCGGCGCGTTGCAATCGGCTAAGCAGGAATGGCTGGCTGAAAGCCGCACGGCGCAAGCGGCTTGGTCGGAAGTGCTGCCGGAAATTCGGCTGGCATATTTTTGGCAAAGCTTTTCGCCGGCGCTCGAACCTGACCGCACTTTTACCGGTGGCGAAATTACGCTGTCCTTGCCCGTGTGGTTTTGGTTTGGCGATCGTGGAAATATTCAGGAGAAAGCAGCGCTCAGCGAGGCGGCCAAATACGCGTTTGAAGACGCCAAGCGCCAGCTCGAAACTGAAGTTCGAAACGCCGCGCTGCACTACACCGCCGCTGTTAGCCAACTTGAAAACGCGCGCAAAACCTATTTGCCCTTTGCGCAACAAGCCTTTCATGCCGCGCAAAAAGCTTTCGCCGCGGGCAGCATCGGCTACTTGGAATTTTTGGACAGCAAACAAGCCTATTACGAAGCCAAGCTTCACGAGCTTGAAAAACGCCTCGCGGCTGAGAGCGCGTTGGCCGAGCTTTTTCAGGCAATCGGAAAAATTTAA